DNA sequence from the Falco peregrinus isolate bFalPer1 chromosome 1, bFalPer1.pri, whole genome shotgun sequence genome:
TGTTCTCCTCACCCTGCTGTCCCATGCTGCTGTCTAGGTGGTTTGGCTCAGGGAAACCAATATCCAGGGGTAGCTCAAATCTGAGGGCTTAGGTGGGTTCAGGGATCTTCTTCCTGATGTCCCTCCAGGCTCTGCTGAGGCCTCAGGTGAGAAGGCGATGCCCCACAGGACACAGATCAGAGAACAGGGCTACACTGGGTACTACTACCTGCCTTCCAAAAGGCCACAAAGGAATTTGGAAGAGAAACAGGCCCAGCAAATggggaggagctgctggggtccTAGGTGGGCTCAGACCACAGTCCCTCTTTGATCCCCAGCATGGCCCTGGTGCAGCTGCCTCTTCCAGGAGGGAGCAATGGGAAGCATGTgacaggatgggatgggatgggaaggaTGAACCTCTGCAGTTCCTCTGGTAtggtagtatttttttcagaaaaaatatcacCACAAGCTAGATCCCTCCTCGGTCAGCTCTCAGGAGACGCCAAGTGTGTGTTCTCCAGGCTCGAGGATTTAACAAAAGCCATCTCCAACAGATGCTGCTGAACATCCTCCTTGGTTACTATCAGAGGGTAGAAGTACTCTCAGTCTCACATGCCATCAGCCCTGCATTCTGCTTCCTACCAAATGCTGGACAGACAAATTTATTGAGAACGTctgccttttctgcattttaataaaaatctcatCATCCCCATCTGCCCAGATTGAGATCTGCTGCTAGACCTCACTGTTTTGTATTTACTCTGTTCCTGATAGGcacttttcctcctcctgatgCCTTTTGCGTCTTGCATTCCCCACACTCTGAAATTTCCAGTCTTGGTTTCTGGGTGCCTTAGCTGTCTTCTCCCTAGGGAGGAAGCTTCCTTGATGTTCAGATGGACATGGTGGATTTGGCTGGGTTTCTTGGGCAAGGGCATGCAGAGTGCACATACTCGATAAAGCAAATCTGGGACTTGGTGGGCTCACTGGGCATGCATTCAGCACGTGCCATGCCAGGCTAGCACAGGAGGCTCACCTCCTCAGCATCCTCACCTCAGTGTTCCTCCTGTGCAGGGGTTGGAAGGAAGAGGGGTCACCACAAGAAGGTTCTCTCTCCAAGCAccctctcttccctgcagcaaGCAGCCCAATGCCCATGTGCCAACATCTGTTCCCACAGTGGGGCAGGAGTCTGGCTTACAGTGCAAGCTCGGGCAGGACCACTCCACAGCATCTTTCCCTGCTCACTGCATGCCTCTGCTCAGCTTCACTTCAGTGGTCCTGCTTTCAGAGCACCCTGCCTCCATCCCCCTTCCCTTTCAGGCATGGCTGACCCAGGCCAACAGGGGATTCAGCCTGCGAGCAGGGCTGGGTGAATGGTGTGTGCTGAGGACTCAGGGGTGCAGGTCTGGAGAGAGGGTTGTCTATGATGGCTGCTGGGGGTTAGAAGGGCACGGAGAAAACAGTCAGTCCTAGGTCGTGGGTGAGCGGGCGTGGGTGGAGATCGGTGTGTGCAGGGGTAACAGTCACAACACGTGTAAGTGTCTGCTAGCTGCTGAGGCAgctccagcctctgcagccATGCTCCAGTGCACCGCTCCCAGTGACacttccctgctctgcaggcttGTCACCACTGGCCCCTCACGGGCAaatccagccctgcctgggctgcaccCAGGGGGATGCCCTGTGCCCCTGCTCCCCATGCCCGGGGGCTCACGCTTACCCCGATGCCCTGGCACACCCTGCCTCAGCTCAGCCTTCTTCCCAggcaccttcccctgcctcACCCCTGCTCACCCCTGTCTCGTCTTGTGGGGCCCCTGGTGCCAGCCTGGCCTTGCGGTGATGGTCCCTGCAGTGTGCTGTTGCACTGTCCCGCACTGGGCTGGCTTCGGGGACACCCTCCAGGCAGCGGCTTTGACATCGAGGGGGCCCTTATTGCCCCTGTCCCTCTAGCAGCCCCCCGGGGCCCTTCTGCTGGCACCGCTGGCGCTGCTTCTCAGGTGCCGGAGccggcagcgctgcgggctgggccgggccggaTCGCATGAGGCCCGCGGCCCCCAGCTCCGCCGCAGAGGAACGGGGCGGCGGGCGCCCTGGTGGGCCGGTTCGGGCCGCGGGGCGGGAGCCGAGGGCCTGCCCGGAGCGCCGGCGGAGGCGGGCCGGGCGGTGGCCAAGCGGGGCGGGCCCCGGGGAaggcgggccgggccgagccgagccgggcggcgggggaggccgCGGCGTGTCGTGCCGTGCGGGGGGCAGCGGGTccggggcagcggggcggccGGAGCCGGGGGGGGAAGCCCCGCTCGGAGCAGCCGGCGCGGCGGCTCCGGCAGGTGGCACTGGCCGCCTcgcccgcccgcctcccccgctcccccccccggcccgggctccgcCGCCGCGCTCAGTCCGCCGGCGCCGATGCTGCTGAGCGGAGCGGCGGCCGGCTcggagcgcggcggggcgggcggcggggcgggggccggggccggcggggctcCGCAGTGCGTGGGCACTATGGCCCGTTGGCTCCGCGAGCACCTGGGCTTCCGCAGCGCCAagcccgcgccccccgcgccgcccaAGCCCGACTACcgcgccgggccgccgccgcagccgcccccgccgcccgggggCGCGGCCGAGCCGCTGGCCGCCGCCCAGCCCGACATCGTGGCGGCCTACCGGCTGCAGAAGGAGCGCGACTTTGAGGACCCCTACAGCGCAGCACCGCCGCCCGCCACCCCTGACGGGCCCCGCTACATCTCGCCCAAGCACCGGCTCATCAAGGTGGAGGCGACTGAGAAGGTGCccgccagccccccgccgctgccgcccgccgcctccaGCTCGTCCCCGGCCGGCCCAGAGCTGCCCGAGGAGCCGCCGCAGGAGGTGAGTGTCCCGGCGCgggccccccgccgccctcTCCGCTCCCCGCTCGTGCCTCGGCTCCCGTGCCGGGACGGGTGCTGCAGGCCACCTCGCCAGACGCCCCGGCTGCCCGAGCACGGGGCAGGGCCGGCGCCCCGGGGCAGGTGGAGCCTGGGCGCGGGGGGGTTGGGGCGGCCAGGCTCCGCGCGGGGTCCCGCTTcacgccccccgccccggcagcaCCTACATGCCGGTCACGCGTCAgcagcggcgggggcggccccggcttCGCCCCGGCTCCCGCGGGAGGCAGGTCCGCGCCCCGGCGGGAAGTGTCGCTCGCGGCGGTGCGAGATCGCGGGGCCTGTCGGCCGCCGTCCCCCCTCCCTTCTTGGCGTTTCTTTGCAGGAAAGTGCTTGCTGCTCGACAGAGGCGAAGACCTTCCAGGCTGGAAAGGCCCTGTGCAACGCAGGACTGTCTCCAGCGGCCTCCGACGCTGGGGCCGGTGGCCCTGGGCCTCCTCCCACTCGGTGACCGGCAGCGCAGGcgccccttccccccgcccgcTCGCCAGGGGCTGCCCGCTGGCGGACGCCCCCCCCGCTGCCGTGCAGCTTTGTCAGGGAGCCTCAGCGTCCCTTTGTCTGCCGCCTCCCAGCTGCCTTCTCGGGGGGGGTTCGAGCAGAGCCTGGCGCGGCCGGTGCCGGAAAGGAGCTGAGGAACGTCCCTGGCgagtggcaggagctggggggaagCTCCCCATGGGGGGAGATGGGCTCCAAGCAGCGCAGGGACCCGGGAGAGGAATAAACccactggggctgcagctgtTGGTGCTGGGCCTCTTGGCAGCGAGGTTGATGCAGGGACTGCGCAAATAAAGGCAGGAGGGGTAACCAGTACATGCccgccagcactgctgcctgcaagATGGGGCTTGCTGAGCAAACTCGACGGGATTGCAGATCTGGCTGGTGGAGGGAATGGTGGATACGATGACCCCATCTGTGGTCCTGGCATTGCTGGGTGGCACGATGAAACAAGCACCAGGCAAAATCTGCTCGGGAGTATTTTAAGCAGATAAGAAAAACTTGTCACTGGTGGATTTGGGAAAGTTGCTCATACTGACTAATCGCTTTCAGGAGGTTTCCAGAGGGGCCCAGCAGAAACACCCTTTTGAGCTGGGATCCTGTAAACTGGCAACTgcgggcagcagcacagaaggagAAGTGCCCTCCTGGGCACTGGCAGCAGGGACTGGAGGTGCTGATGTAGTGATGTGGTTTGCTGAGGCAGGCTGgatgttttttcctctggaacATGTGGTGTGGGCTCAGAGGGACCGGGAGCGGGTGGTGGTCTTAGGAAGGACCCAGGCTGTGACGCGCAGAGGGCTGAACAACAGCTGTGGGAAACAGGAACCACCaacaggcacagccagggctgtgtGGGCATCTGAGGGCTGGAGAGAAGCTGGGAAGTTCAGAGCTAAAGCTAAAAGCTGATACTTGTTTGGGGAAGCCCAGTTAACAGCACTAGGCCAAAGAAGACCCTTCACTTTATCCAAGATAGAGGGTGATTAGATCATCTGATCTCCTGCATGTGTCTGTGGGAGGGAGGTTTCTAATTCTTCAGAGCACTGGTGTGATGGACACTGGCAGAGCTTCAGAGGCTGGGTTGAAGGCAGAGATAGTGTGAGAATATTTGATAGTGCGTGTGGCTGTCCATTAAAACAGTTTGCCTGGAGAAGCCAGGGAGCCTTCACCATGTGGAGCATCTCTGTTGGGCTTGAACACTGTTTGCAGCTCCCGTCTGCTGGCCTTGACGTCAGGCTGAGTGGTGGGAGGGTTCCTTGGTTGCTACAAGGTCATGGTGGTTCTTCCTGGACGCAGTCCAGGAGGATGGAGGCACTtggtgggggggctgctggtCTTTGCAGTCCTTGCTCTTGGCAACAACATCGAGGTGTCCTGGAGCAGGGAAGGCACACACTGGGGCTGGGTTGGAGTCTCTGCTGAGCTCTTCATGCTAAGATGATGGTTGTGGCAGGGTGCTCGGTGCTTTTGTGCTTAGGAAGAGGTGGTGGGCTCTGTTCCCTACCTGCTGTGGGGACTGGGAGTCCAGAAAGCTCACAGATGTGTGCCTTGAGTTGTGCTGATGCTGAAGATGAAGGCAGAAGTACAGTTCTAGGTACAGGCAAGGCTGTTGGAGCAGAGAGTTTTTTTACTAATGATTGGCAGTGAAAAACTTAATAAAATGTGCAGTCTTTATGAGTGGGGAGGACAAAGATGGACAGAGGTGGCGGGAGCAGCCACCAGTTCCTGGATGTGTGGTTTGGCTGAGGCTATGTGGGTTGTGGTACAGGCACTGCACTGAGGTTAGGGGACTGACTATGTTCCTTGGGAGCCCTGTGCTTGCCATAATTGTCTTGCCCATCCTGGAGAACTGAAGATGGGGCAGGAACATCTTGGCAATGATGGCATCCTTCCTGCCTGGGCCATACACTGCTTTGCTGTTGTAGTGTGAATCGTCACATCTTTCTGCCTTGTATGGGTTCTGCCACATCTTGTGGAGACATGCTTAGAGTGAGCTCTGCAGTGGCTCCTACCCCATTACAAACACTTGCTGGACATGATGGGTACCAGCACAGGTCCTTCCCCATATGCTTGGTGTGGGCAGTCCTTTCCCTACAGTGGTGGACAACAGACTGGCCCTGTACAGCTCGCCTGAGCGAGGCAAATACTCTGGAGATGTCTTCTCTGCCATGTTTGGATTAGGCGTGAGGAACAGTGCCACCAGGATGCAGTGGGGAGAGATGTGGTGAGGGACCTTGCTGTATGGAGATGCCTGCACCCAAGGCACAGTGTGCTGGGGTTGGGGATTTGCCTGGGGACATCTTTATCTCACACGTGTTTTGACCAGGTGCTGAGGTTTTTGCTGGGAGCTCAGGGTCAGTGCTGCGGGGTGTGGGAATGGCTGGCCAGGAAGCTCTTGGGTGTGTGTCTTTCCTGCAAGAGCCTCCCTGAACTGAGTCATCCTGCATGATGCCGTGCTGGCTGTCCACCCCatgctccctcctctcctgccatGGGTGCAGCCGTGGgctccctgcctggccctgctggccccGTGGGTTGCAGACCAGACCCCTGTTGGAAGGCCAGTGctctcttctgtgcttttggCTTTGGCGTCCACTGAAAGCCAAGCTGCAAGATGTGTAAAACTGGGGAAATCTTGCACCTGACAGAGAGAATGAACTGAGTTTGATTATAActcagagcagctcctgggggaaCTCAAAACACACTTTTATCTCCAGAGCAAGAGATTTGTTTATAAAGTGAAGGATCTCCCCAGGTGTCCTCTGGGGACCTCTGTAGAGTGGAACATTTTGTTGTGGCAAAGGGTGGTGGCAGGTAGGATGTTTGTAAGCAAGATGGCTTGAagagccccagctctgcccagggaTCTCAGTGCCTGAACTGTGAACAATCTTGGAGAGCCAACATCTGTCACCTGACCTGGTAGGCAGTGTAAAACCTGTTTTACGGTGAGAACCAAGTGACTGTCTGGTCCTTAACCTTcgttttattttggttttctttttttcttacagtgggCATAAATATCAGTGTGAGACCAGCCTCAGTACTGCAGCAGCGATCTGGGTGTGCGTTGTCACGGCAGATAAatgcatgaaaaacatttatgtGCACAAAGAGGACATATGTCCAAGTGCCAGTGATGCCTTGGCTGCTCTCTGAAGGACTGGTCTGCACCAAGAGCTGTGCTGGTATGGTGGCTTTGCACGTCAGGTTGCTTTACACCCAAATACTTTCAAATTGTATTAGCAAATTTGTGCTGTGTATGAGCAGGTGATGCCTCAGTACCCGGGCATCTGAGCGGCGTGCTGGGATCAGCCGGGCAGTGAGCAGCTCCCTCTGCAACCACGGCAGGTGAACTAAGCATGGAAATGCCTGCCCTTTGGCTGAACTGTGGGGGGTCTGGGGCACccctgggagctgccctgccAGTGGCTGTGACCCCTCCTGCACCAAGGGAGCAGCTGCATgtaccacagctgctgcagagagcccTGCATGGCTCGTAAAGTCCGGCAAGTGGATTAGGAAATGTCAGAGATGCGGTTTCCCAGGCAACCTTAATTCGGCCCCACATGCAAGGGCATTAGGATGCGGTTGGTAATTACATGATCCCTGCCTTTGCCCTCTGAGAGCCCTGCCCCCTTCCTGGCACCAGCTGGAGCTTCCAGTCCCTCCGGCCTCAGGGCTTGGGGTATCATTCTCACTTGCTTGCTTGTGTGTCCTGAGGTTGCAGTGCTCCTGGAGACAGTTAGGAATTGCCTTCCCACCTTCTCCGTGGGTCTCCACTGTAATATCTGACCGTGTAAAAAACGAATAGGTTTACATTCTCAACACCCTGTGGTGGGGAGACTTTGCTCTTATGAAGAGGCATCCTTGAGACAGTGGAGGAGTAAAGCCAGTGTAGCAaacccctgccccccccccccccatcccccagaCCTAGGGAGCTTGGAGGCTCGGGACCCTGATCTGAGCCGTTTTGTCATTTTGCCTCTGTAGAGCCCATCTAATAACTGATGAGTGCCTTTGCACCGCCCTGCAAGAGAAATATCCAGTTTTAGGGGTCTCAGCAGAGGCATGTTAGGATTCTCCACCATCCTCTGCTTTCTGGAGCTGGAGGCACCTGAGTGGAGGGTGCTCTGTGAGCTTGCTGGAGCTTGTGTGTCCCTTCCTGGGAAGCCAGACCCAAGTGCTGTGGAAATATGGATGGGACTTTCCTCCGGCTGGGAAGTGTGACTGCCATGTGCCAGGGAGTCTCTTGGCTGCTGAGCTGGTACCCTGTGTCATCTGAAGCTGTTTACAGGGTGAGAGGGGGTGGGTCCAGGactggcaccagctgcaagcCAGGTCTATGTCTGTCTGGCGAAATGCATCTAGGAAATGGGGTTTGTGGTAGGTTTGAATGCAGGCAAGTTGGGCTTGGGGCAGGTAGAACAAGCAGGCCACCCCTTTCTGAGCCCATGAGGGTCAACAAACCATGTTTCACAGCCCCTCAGCATGCTTGGAGCCAGGAGAGCTCTTTGCAGAGAGCATTGGGCATGGTGCTGCCTGTCTGCCCGCCTCACAGGTGCTTGCGTGTCAAGCCcatgcatttgtgtgtgttggGACGCCTGCAAGAGTGCTCATGCCACCCTTGGCCCTAGTGCTTGTGTGAATGAGCTGTCGCCGGCAtggggctgtgctctgcagatgTAATTGCGGCAGAGTGAAAGCGTTTTTGTAGCTTTGAGATGTGGGTGCAGCCCATGGGATCTCCTGGTTGTTTAGAGTGGTGGGCACTGATGTGCCCATGGGATCTCACAGACAGCGGGTGGGAAGTGCCCCTCTTTGTCTTGGAGAGGAAAAGCATATTTAGAAAGCAGAGGGGCTTCCCACAGTGAATTTGCAGTCGCTGTCATCTTTCAGCCCGTGGGCATTACGTTGGGTCCCAGCAGCCAAGCAGCTGCAAAAGTCACTGGTGACTTAGATTTCCCTGGGGGTGTTCACCCCAGTGGTGGCAAGCAAAAGGCTGCAACCCCCAGACTCAGTGTTGCCCCTTGGTGTCTCTGGTGGCCTGTGGGGCCTGAGTGATGCCCCATCTCCCTTGGATGATGAAGGTGAGAACAGATTCCCTGTCTCCTGTTGCAAAGccaggggctggctgctcctgcagccccatccTGGTTCACTGGCACTGGGCCCTGCCCGCAGAGCCAGCAGGAGGTTTTGCTCTTTCCCTCTCGTCTGGTGGAGGACAGTATCTTGAGCAGCCACACATCTCGCTGCTGCCTTGCTGAGGGGTGAGAGCATTTGCTTGCTCCCATGTTTGAACCCTCCTTGTGCTTATGGGTGCTCCTGGGGTGACTGcaagccctgtggcttgtggggTTTGTTCCAGGGATGATACTCTGCTGGTCGCTTGTACCCTGGTATGGAGGGGCTGGGCTTGGAGGGCTGCCCCAGCTACCCACTGCGTCAGCCACctgaggagcccagagctggagtGTTTAAAGAGGAGGTGGTGAGCTGAGGCTTGGGAAGCTGTTTTCCTCCCGCAGCTCAGCGGGATGCAAAGGCTTGGGGCTGCTGTGGAGGTGTTTACAGCTCCAGTTCCTGTTCCCTTTTCAtgctgggttttgctgcttCAAGGCTATTGTCGGGCCCTTTTGcacaggaaggaggaagaagtgttttgttttaagcagATTATGGGAGCTGGAGAGGAATGCTTGAGCAGCCCTGATCTCCATGGCTggccaggagcagggacagcGTGGTGGTGAGGACAGAGCCTGGCGCTGGGTGGATTTAGGCAGCCACCACACTGTGCTCAGGCCATTTGGTCCTTGCTGTGGGAGCTCTGCATGGCTGGCATTGTGGTGGCAAACCCCATCTCGCTGGATGGTCCAGACTGGGGTTTGCAGACTGGTGGGTGAGCAGACCCCAGCAAAGGTGCTTGGGTGCACTCAGACCCTACTGGAAATACTGCCTGGCCCCATTCAGGGGAAGCTGCTGAGGGTCCGGAGCAGGGTTGTGGCTCCAGCACTGGGAGCGATCGAGTTCTGCAACATGCCCTGTATCCTATTGCAGGAGTGTCTCCTTTTCGCTAGTAAGGGCAAACCTCGGGCTTTTTGTGCTGTCTGTATGACATGGCACTTGAGAGGCTACTGGTCCTGCTTCCCGGTGACTCCTGATCACATGAAGGAGCCCTGTCTTATGTTACTCAGGACATGtgtggggatgctgtgggggCCTGGGAGGGAGCGGGGAGGAAACCATAGGCTGTTCTTGTCCCTCTTGTTAAGAAATGTCTTCAAATGACCCTGCAGGAGCCCTGGAAAATAACCAGTGAGTTCCCAGTCATGCCAGTGCTAGCTGACATCCCTGGACTGGGATCTACACCCCTTCTCCACTTCAGGCGAGGAAATCTGGATGCATGCAGGGAGAGCGTCTGTGTGCCATGGCAGGGGGAtggcactgctggctgccctgtgccGTGGTGGGGGCCTTGCTGGGGTGTCTGCACAGGCACTGGTAGTGCTGGACCGATGGTAAGGAACGAGGCCGGgctgccttctgctctgcttggcTCCAACCCAGTTTTGGGGACAAAAGCTGGAGTGTTTCCACAACCAAGCGTTGGTGTCTGGAAAGCTACTGGCTGCCAGcacctgctctgcagggctgccgTGATGTGGATTCAGggtcccagctgctgctctggctgctgctagCAGAGCTCGTGATGAGGTTTCAAGGGGCTTCAGCTGGTCCCTGACCCCCTGCCAAAAGGCAGGGAGTACCCTAACCCTtctcctgcccttcccctctTCCAGCTGGCTGTCCTGGAGGACTACGCAGATCCCTTCGATGCAGCACAGGTGGCTGGtagccaggcagggctggagaaggtggcagagAACGATGGATACATGGAGCCATATGAAGCCCAGAAAATGATGGCTGGTAAGGTGGAAGGCTCTGTGCAAGGGCCACTCTTTGCACCTCTGTTCCCTACTGTGTGAATTTAGTAGCCACTGTGCTCTGTTCCTTGCAGTCTGTGACAGCCCCAAGTCCCCCAGACAAGGCAAACCTGGGCGATCACTGTGGTGTGCACAGCCACTTTGCAGGCACATTTTCACAGCGTTAGCCCTGTGAGATGGGCTTACCGTAGCCAGAGCACTCACAAAGGCTATCCAAGCAGTAAAGGCACCTCGATATTCCTCCCTGCTGTTCTGTCCCTGGGATCATGGTGCCTGCTTGCCAGGCTGAGCCAAGAGAGAGCCGACATTTAATGTGTCTGGTGTAAAACTTAAGATGGATGTGAGAGCTACTTGATATGGTTAGAACTGAGCCAGAGTGTGCCGTTTTCTGTTGCAGCAGTGGGGTCCCCAGTGGCCTTGTTTatggctggagggcaggcaaGGTGAGAGCGTGCGCTCCTGAAGGCGTCACTCTTACTGCTGTAGTGCCTGCAGGGTCACTGTGCTGGCTTGCACGCTGCAGACTCTGGCTCTGGCTCTGCTTTGCAGTTCCATGGTTGCCCTGGAGCAAGTGGTTTCTGGAAAGCTTGTGCAGCTTTTTGGACTAGACCACTGCATTTCTTAGAAAAATCGGCAAGTGGCAAAGAGATTTCTTGTGTCTGTGTGagagagttttgttttgcttgaggGAAGGGCATTTTATTAAACTAGCCATGCTGGGTGTCCAGGGAAGAAACCCAGCCTTGCTGCAAGCAGGGAATCAGTCTCTGGGATGCTTTATCCCTGTGGACCCTGCTTTGCAGGGCTGCCCAAGAGGGGGTGTGTGGAGAGAGAAGGCCTCTTGGTGCTGTGGACTGCTCAGGGCCCGGCTGACCTGCTTCTGGCAGGTGCTTGCTTGATGTCTGGGGGGGTCTCCTCCATTGCTGATGCTACCTACGCCATGTCACCCTCAGGTGAAACTGAGCCTTTTCATCTAGCAGGGCTTTGGGGACCATGGCTGGGCTGTGTTGGGCAAAAAGCTCATGgtcttttccctcttctcctgcTAGAGATCCGCCAGAAGGGCTTGCGGGATGCTCCTGCCCGGCCGCTGCACCTCTATGACACTCCCTACGAGCCTGTGCTTGGAGGGCTGGACATGGATGGCGACCGCCTCACTTGCTCCAGGCCCAGGGAGTCCCGACTGCCTGAGGACGATGAGCGGCCACCGGAGGAGTACGACCAGCCCTGGGAGTGGAAGAAGGAGCGGATCTCCAAAGCCTTTGCAGGTGAGTGGTGGGAGCAGCCGTAAAGGACAGATAGCAGCCATAAAGCAACCAacactgcattttgttttgcagggCAGAAACTGGCTGCTTGGGGTTCCTTCATCTTTTGGGGGTCAGTAGTGTTGGCCTCTGCATTTCTGTGGCTCAGGGAGCACTCGTACACTTGCAGAGGCTGTTTCTCttcagcagggaggcaggccGGGTGGAGTGGTGGATGGAGCTGccttggcagcctgcctggtgCCCATCTCTCATTACCTCTTCCCCACTCTGATCGCAACCTTCAGTGCATGTTaacccccccccagccttgaATTGCAGGGGAGAGGCTCGACCCTGGGCTCAAGCAGATCCCTCCTTCCTCAGGGCAGGAGGAAAACTGGGCGCTCCTCCAGGAGCTTTTGGCCGGGCAATCGTCCGGCCCCCTGACCTATTTATCTGTGCTGTGGGATCGattgtgtttgtgtttgttaaTGAGGAAATCCATGCTGTGCATTAGCGCTGGCTCCTCTGCTGGTGCTGGCTAATTGCCACACTCTTATCTAGGATGCATTTTAATTGCAGCATTGTGCGTCTGGGCTGCAGCTGTCTTGCACAAGTTGCTCAGCCAGTGGTTGCTGACGCTGCGCAGAGATGCTGGTGGAGAGAGGCATGGAGATTTGGGTTTGGGAGTGGTTCACCTTTTGGGTTTGGTCTCTGTGAGCTGGAGATGTGCATGCTGGGCTTGACACCACAGTTCTGCTCAAGCCTAGGGTTGCACTCATGCTGCTGGGACTCGGCTGGGTGTGGGACCGTtgcctgctgtgctgaggattCAGCTTGTTGGGCTTCATCATGAAACGTGATGCGCTGCCGGGCTGGGTTTGTGCTGAGATGTCTGTGCTCTGGCTTTGGGCGGTTGAGCCACCTCGCTTGATGCGGAGGTGGTGTGTTAACAGGTCTCGCTCCTGCGTGGATGTGCATGGGCACTCTCCAGGGTGCTTCAGGCTTGCTCCGAATCCTGAGGGAGTCAGTTTGCCATACCCTGGGCCACGTTAGGACCTGCtgcctgtttctttccagaGCCAGAGTGGGTCCTGCTGTGGCTTTCGGggcctttctcctctcctgtgATGCCAGAGTCTCTCTGCTGGCTCATTCCCCCCTTTGGGAGGGCCTGTGAGACCCCTGCTGATGGTCTGCAGGTACTGGCGTGAGGCAGCAACCTGCTTGTGCCTGGCAGGGGAACACGGACCCTGTGACGTGGCTGGGAAGTGCACGGGGCAAGATGGATGCACAGGCAGGACAGATGGCAATGGGGCGCTCGTCCAGGGTCCCCTGGATGAACATGCATATGGGACAGGGGTAATTGCAGTCTCTCCACAACCCCAGAGAAGGTCAGCTGGGAAAGTTGATTGGAGGAGAAGGCACATTGGGAATGTGCCCCACATCAAGCCTGTTGCTGCtcgctgctggggaggggatgaGATGGTGTAGGGCTCCCAGGAATTTAGTCCTTGGGTCTTTCCCCCCACAACTGCTCTCCTTGTCCATAGACTTGATGttgctgatgtttttttctaagccctttctttctctctt
Encoded proteins:
- the SHF gene encoding SH2 domain-containing adapter protein F isoform X4 encodes the protein MLLSGAAAGSERGGAGGGAGAGAGGAPQCVGTMARWLREHLGFRSAKPAPPAPPKPDYRAGPPPQPPPPPGGAAEPLAAAQPDIVAAYRLQKERDFEDPYSAAPPPATPDGPRYISPKHRLIKVEATEKVPASPPPLPPAASSSSPAGPELPEEPPQELAVLEDYADPFDAAQVAGSQAGLEKVAENDGYMEPYEAQKMMAEIRQKGLRDAPARPLHLYDTPYEPVLGGLDMDGDRLTCSRPRESRLPEDDERPPEEYDQPWEWKKERISKAFAGPSEGLGYGRTSPCREEKARATLRHGSSSLKSTKMLIAEPGPFVGERIDPALPLESQCWYHGAISRTDAETLLRLCKEASYLVRNSETSKNDFSLSLKSSQGFMHMKLSRTQENKYVLGQHSPPFDSVPEIIHHYASRKLPIKGAEHMSLLYPVAIRTL
- the SHF gene encoding SH2 domain-containing adapter protein F isoform X5, with translation MLLSGAAAGSERGGAGGGAGAGAGGAPQCVGTMARWLREHLGFRSAKPAPPAPPKPDYRAGPPPQPPPPPGGAAEPLAAAQPDIVAAYRLQKERDFEDPYSAAPPPATPDGPRYISPKHRLIKVEATEKVPASPPPLPPAASSSSPAGPELPEEPPQELAVLEDYADPFDAAQVAGSQAGLEKVAENDGYMEPYEAQKMMAEIRQKGLRDAPARPLHLYDTPYEPVLGGLDMDGDRLTCSRPRESRLPEDDERPPEEYDQPWEWKKERISKAFAVEIKVIKDLPWPPPVGQLDSGESPLDGEAGASVPPQHGQPSYEDANGPSEGLGYGRTSPCREEKARATLRHGSSSLKSTKMLIAEPGPFVGERIDPALPLESQWSSQGFMHMKLSRTQENK
- the SHF gene encoding SH2 domain-containing adapter protein F isoform X2, with the translated sequence MLLSGAAAGSERGGAGGGAGAGAGGAPQCVGTMARWLREHLGFRSAKPAPPAPPKPDYRAGPPPQPPPPPGGAAEPLAAAQPDIVAAYRLQKERDFEDPYSAAPPPATPDGPRYISPKHRLIKVEATEKVPASPPPLPPAASSSSPAGPELPEEPPQELAVLEDYADPFDAAQVAGSQAGLEKVAENDGYMEPYEAQKMMAEIRQKGLRDAPARPLHLYDTPYEPVLGGLDMDGDRLTCSRPRESRLPEDDERPPEEYDQPWEWKKERISKAFAVEIKVIKDLPWPPPVGQLDSGESPLDGEAGASVPPQHGQPSYEDANGPSEGLGYGRTSPCREEKARATLRHGSSSLKSTKMLIAEPGPFVGERIDPALPLESQWSSQGFMHMKLSRTQENKYVLGQHSPPFDSVPEIIHHYASRKLPIKGAEHMSLLYPVAIRTL
- the SHF gene encoding SH2 domain-containing adapter protein F isoform X1, whose translation is MLLSGAAAGSERGGAGGGAGAGAGGAPQCVGTMARWLREHLGFRSAKPAPPAPPKPDYRAGPPPQPPPPPGGAAEPLAAAQPDIVAAYRLQKERDFEDPYSAAPPPATPDGPRYISPKHRLIKVEATEKVPASPPPLPPAASSSSPAGPELPEEPPQELAVLEDYADPFDAAQVAGSQAGLEKVAENDGYMEPYEAQKMMAEIRQKGLRDAPARPLHLYDTPYEPVLGGLDMDGDRLTCSRPRESRLPEDDERPPEEYDQPWEWKKERISKAFAVEIKVIKDLPWPPPVGQLDSGESPLDGEAGASVPPQHGQPSYEDANGPSEGLGYGRTSPCREEKARATLRHGSSSLKSTKMLIAEPGPFVGERIDPALPLESQCWYHGAISRTDAETLLRLCKEASYLVRNSETSKNDFSLSLKSSQGFMHMKLSRTQENKYVLGQHSPPFDSVPEIIHHYASRKLPIKGAEHMSLLYPVAIRTL
- the SHF gene encoding SH2 domain-containing adapter protein F isoform X3; the protein is MLLSGAAAGSERGGAGGGAGAGAGGAPQCVGTMARWLREHLGFRSAKPAPPAPPKPDYRAGPPPQPPPPPGGAAEPLAAAQPDIVAAYRLQKERDFEDPYSAAPPPATPDGPRYISPKHRLIKVEATEKVPASPPPLPPAASSSSPAGPELPEEPPQELAVLEDYADPFDAAQVAGSQAGLEKVAENDGYMEPYEAQKMMAEIRQKGLRDAPARPLHLYDTPYEPVLGGLDMDGDRLTCSRPRESRLPEDDERPPEEYDQPWEWKKERISKAFAVEIKVIKDLPWPPPVGQLDSGESPLDGEAGASVPPQHGQPSYEDANGPSEGLGYGRTSPCREEKARATLRHGSSSLKSTKMLIAEPGPFVGERIDPALPLESQCWYHGAISRTDAETLLRLCKEASYLVRNSETSKNDFSLSLKSSQGFMHMKLSRTQENK